The sequence ATATGATTACTTCTTGAATATTTACCACCCGCCTAAGAAGATATGATTGAATACAAGGATGTTTGTACGTGCAAAGACCATTCTAGCTAGCTAAAGTTAAGTGTTCCGTAAAAAACTAGCTAAAGTTATAAAGCTATGAAATCACCATTTTCGCATGTTACCAATCAGATTCACCATCTACACTATACATATTGAAATATATAAAGGTAATGCTCGTTTCTGTTTTACTCTTCACTACTAACCTTTTACtttaacaaaaagaaatttAGAATAAGCAAAATATAAAATGCGTTTAATCATCCAATGATGCATGCAATCAAACATAGTTTCTTTGTCAGAAATAAGATTTTGGGTCGTTCAGCAAATCTGTCtttcataaaataaatagattttaaaataaatttatttaggaAGAACGAGTAAATAATACATACATAACATAAGATATACACATGGATAGGGGGAGACAGAGACGAAGGCCCACACTTCTTTAACAAAAGAACAACAAGCCCGTGACCCCAAACTAGCTTTCAGATTTATTTTATCTGACATAATCTCAGCCGTTGGATTTTATTTTTCCTATGTCCCATTCTGACTCAGATCCAACCGTCCATATTCTTCAAGGGTCTTCAATAGGTGGGCCCCTTTTCTTCTCCCTCTCGCCGTACACTCTCCTTCCAGCGCCAGCGCTACCGCCCTCGCCACTTCCTCCGCCGGCGCCACAGTAATCTCTTCGCCGGAAAATGCTCCTCCTCTTCCGTAAACAACGGCGAGTATGCTTATGGCGTACTCTCTCCCCCTCCCCGCCAACCTCGCCATCACCGCCACCATCGCCGGCACCGTCATGGCGTGAGCACGAACCTCTGCCGCGCCTTCCGCCGTCGTGCACATGAGCTCGAGCGCAGCTAAGGCGCGCTCCACCGCAGAGTTCTCCAGCCCCGCCGCGGTTTCCACCACCGCTCTGGCGGCTCCCGCCTCGACCGCCACGCGGCGGTTGCCTTCGGCGAGGCAGAGCGCGAGGAGGATCTTGGTGACGTATTTGGCGGTTACGATCCTGTTGCCGCGAAGGCAAGAGACTAGGCCTCGCATGAGACCCGGAGGACACGTCGGATCGGACGGCGGGTCGGGTACGACGACCCGCTCGAGTAGCTGAAGAGCGAGGAGCTTGTCGGATTCGGAGACGGACGCGAGGTGAAGCTCAGCGATCTGGTAGGTTTCTTGGAGAGTGGTGGCGACCGGAAGAGGCGGAGGACGAGCAGGAGCAGGGGGAGGAGGAGCGGTGGACGGAGTTTGATCAACATGATGAGGGAAGCGCCATTGAGTGAAGCTTTGAGAAGTGGAGGTCgacgaggaggaagaggaggatgtGGTGGCTGGCTTCCGGCGAGGTTGTTGGTGAGGAGAGGTAGGACTGAGGACGGACTGTGTGCAACGGCGGAAGAAGCCGCATGAGAAGAGAGGACGCGGTGGCGCGTTGGGTTTTGGTTTCTGGTTTGCTCTCATCATCGCTGGAGATTTGGGGAACTTTAGTGAAGTGAAAATGAAGTGAAGCGAACGTCTGTCTTTAAATAGTAAGAAAATAATTGATTCGCACCAAATTTGTCAGGCGTTAACACTTGTACTCTCCCTAAGATTATTACTCGTATTATTAAAGCCGTAAATTGTATAATCATGTGATGTCATGTGCGCGTGTGTATATGGGAACATTGTCCAATTAAAAATTAGATGACGAATCTTAAACTCCCTTATTGTGAAtacttagggcctgactggtttaaacgcaacggttgcggttgcggctgcgggcgtttgcggatgcgggtggttgcggtttctagcggttttaagagatttgtacgactggttctgcggt comes from Brassica rapa cultivar Chiifu-401-42 chromosome A02, CAAS_Brap_v3.01, whole genome shotgun sequence and encodes:
- the LOC103850779 gene encoding E3 ubiquitin-protein ligase PUB23 → MMRANQKPKPNAPPRPLFSCGFFRRCTQSVLSPTSPHQQPRRKPATTSSSSSSSTSTSQSFTQWRFPHHVDQTPSTAPPPPAPARPPPLPVATTLQETYQIAELHLASVSESDKLLALQLLERVVVPDPPSDPTCPPGLMRGLVSCLRGNRIVTAKYVTKILLALCLAEGNRRVAVEAGAARAVVETAAGLENSAVERALAALELMCTTAEGAAEVRAHAMTVPAMVAVMARLAGRGREYAISILAVVYGRGGAFSGEEITVAPAEEVARAVALALEGECTARGRRKGAHLLKTLEEYGRLDLSQNGT